Proteins encoded in a region of the Ornithodoros turicata isolate Travis chromosome 3, ASM3712646v1, whole genome shotgun sequence genome:
- the LOC135389150 gene encoding uncharacterized protein LOC135389150, with product MRADIVLMVFSLSTFFVGARRSKPSLKRAFECCPSLTEAIQPLGGVSITGRIMELYREPNATQQFYQTSCREKVKGRPCLYVRSKYRSRCIQTYSYMYALVREFQSNGPWRLDYIRYRSGCTCQVQRNPF from the exons GTTTTTTCTTTGAGCACGTTTTTCGTGGGAGCCAGGAGAAGCAAACCTTCCTT GAAACGGGCTTTCGAATGCTGTCCTTCTCTGACGGAAGCCATTCAGCCTCTTGGCGGTGTCTCCATCACGGGTCGTATCATGGAACTGTACCGGGAACCGAACGCAACGCAGCAGTTTTACCAGACCTCGTGTCGGGAGAAAGTGAAGGGCAGGCCGTGCTTGTATGTTCGCTCCAAGTACCGATCCCGCTGCATTCAAACTTACAGCTACATGTACGCGCTGGTCCGCGAATTCCAGTCCAATGGACCTTGGCGTCTCGACTATATCCGCTACCGTAGCGGATGCACTTGTCAAGTCCAACGGAATCCTTTTTAA